A window of the Hordeum vulgare subsp. vulgare chromosome 5H, MorexV3_pseudomolecules_assembly, whole genome shotgun sequence genome harbors these coding sequences:
- the LOC123398234 gene encoding ATP-dependent 6-phosphofructokinase 5, chloroplastic-like isoform X2, which produces MPLSGMAVAFKASTSACTAQQLWGHPTRDQCQYGFTHLNERKSRKGSAALHARAISGKLDLDFGDPSWKQKYQEDWDRRFSLPHITDIFDLEPRLTTFSLKKNRAPLGASDVSSPDKWNGYVNKDDRALLKVIKYASNTSAGAECIDPDCSWVEHWVHRAGPRKEIYYEPEEVKAAIVTCGGLCPGLNDVIRQIVFTLEIYGVKNIVGIQFGYRGFFEKGLKEMPLSRDVVENINLAGGSFLGVSRGGAKTSEIVDSIQARRIDMLFVIGGNGSHAGANAIHEECRKRKLKVSVVAVPKTIDNDILFMDKTFGFDTAVEEAQRAINSAYIEARSAYHGVGLVKLMGRSTGFIAMHASLSSGQIDVCLIPEVSFTLDGEHGVLAHLEHLLETKGFCVVCVAEGAGQDLLQKSNATDASGNVVLSDFGVHMQQKIKKHFKDIGVLADVKYIDPTYMVRACRANASDAILCTVLGQNAVHGAFAGFSGITSGICNTHYAFLPITEVITTPKHVNPNSRMWHRCLTSTGQPDFH; this is translated from the exons ATGCCCTTATCTGGGATGGCCGTTGCTTTCAAAGCAAGCACGAGTGCTTGTACTGCACAACAACTGTGGGGGCATCCAACCAGGGATCAGTGTCAGTATGGTTTCACTCACTTAAATGAGAGGAAGAGCAGAAAGGGCTCTGCTGCACTGCATGCCAGAGCTATTTCCGGGAAGTTAGACTTGGATTTCGGTGATCCTTCTTGGAAGCAAAAGTATCAGGAAGACTGGGATAGGCGTTTTAGTTTGCCACATATTACAGATATATTTGATTTAGAGCCAAGGCTCACAACATTTTCTCTGAAGAAAAACAG AGCTCCCCTGGGCGCTAGCGATGTTTCATCACCTGACAAGTGGAATGGCTACGTAAATAAGGATGATCGAGCACTTCTGAAG GTGATCAAGTATGCCTCTAATACTTCTGCTGGAGCTGAGTGCATTGATCCTGATTGTAGCTGGGTAGAACATTG GGTGCATCGTGCAGGGCCTCGTAAGGAAATATACTATGAACCAGAGGAAGTAAAAGCGGCCATTGTTACCTGTGGAGGGCTCTGCCCCGGTTTAAATGATGTTATTAGACAG ATAGTATTTACCCTGGAGATCTATGGGGTGAAGAATATTGTTGGAATTCAGTTTGGTTATCGTGGATTTTTCGAAAAAGGCTTAAAAGAAATGCCA CTTTCACGTGATGTGGTGGAAAACATAAATCTTGCCGGTGGAAGCTTCCTAGGTGTCTCACGTGGAGGAGCTAAAACTAGTGAAATTGTAGATAGCATACAG GCCAGAAGAATCGATATGCTATTTGTAATCGGAGGAAATGGTAGCCATGCTGGGGCTAATGCTATCCACGAGGAG TGCCGTAAGAGAAAACTGAAAGTTTCAGTTGTAGCTGTTCCAAAGACAATTGATAATGATATACTTTTCATGGATAAGACTTTTGGGTTTGATACAGCTGTGGAAGAAGCTCAACGTGCAATCAATTCTGCCTATATAGAG GCACGTAGTGCATATCATGGAGTTGGGTTGGTAAAATTAATGGGAAGAAGCACTGGGTTCATAGCCatgcatgcttctctttctagcgGACAGATTGATGTCTGCCTAATACCTGAG GTATCTTTTACACTTGATGGGGAACATGGTGTCTTGGCACATCTTGAGCATTTACTAGAAACCAAGGGATTTTGTGTGGTTTGTGTGGCTGAAGGTGCAGGACAG GATTTACTGCAAAAATCAAATGCAACAGATGCATCAGGAAATGtggtactcagtgattttggtgtCCACATGCAACAAAAG atcaagaaacatttcaaggacATTGGTGTTCTAGCTGATGTCAAGTACATCGACCCAACATATATGGTCCGGGCCTGTCGTGCAAATGCATCTGATGCTATCTTGTGCACTGTGCTTGGACAAAATGCT gttcatggagcatttgcCGGGTTCAGCGGCATCACATCAGGTATTTGTAACACACATTATGCCTTCCTCCCGATCACAGAAGTCATCACAACACCGAAGCATGTGAACCCAAATAGCAGGATGTGGCACCGATGTCTCACGTCCACTGGCCAACCGGACTTCCACTGA
- the LOC123398234 gene encoding ATP-dependent 6-phosphofructokinase 5, chloroplastic-like isoform X1 — translation MPLSGMAVAFKASTSACTAQQLWGHPTRDQCQYGFTHLNERKSRKGSAALHARAISGKLDLDFGDPSWKQKYQEDWDRRFSLPHITDIFDLEPRLTTFSLKKNRTCVTDRAPLGASDVSSPDKWNGYVNKDDRALLKVIKYASNTSAGAECIDPDCSWVEHWVHRAGPRKEIYYEPEEVKAAIVTCGGLCPGLNDVIRQIVFTLEIYGVKNIVGIQFGYRGFFEKGLKEMPLSRDVVENINLAGGSFLGVSRGGAKTSEIVDSIQARRIDMLFVIGGNGSHAGANAIHEECRKRKLKVSVVAVPKTIDNDILFMDKTFGFDTAVEEAQRAINSAYIEARSAYHGVGLVKLMGRSTGFIAMHASLSSGQIDVCLIPEVSFTLDGEHGVLAHLEHLLETKGFCVVCVAEGAGQDLLQKSNATDASGNVVLSDFGVHMQQKIKKHFKDIGVLADVKYIDPTYMVRACRANASDAILCTVLGQNAVHGAFAGFSGITSGICNTHYAFLPITEVITTPKHVNPNSRMWHRCLTSTGQPDFH, via the exons ATGCCCTTATCTGGGATGGCCGTTGCTTTCAAAGCAAGCACGAGTGCTTGTACTGCACAACAACTGTGGGGGCATCCAACCAGGGATCAGTGTCAGTATGGTTTCACTCACTTAAATGAGAGGAAGAGCAGAAAGGGCTCTGCTGCACTGCATGCCAGAGCTATTTCCGGGAAGTTAGACTTGGATTTCGGTGATCCTTCTTGGAAGCAAAAGTATCAGGAAGACTGGGATAGGCGTTTTAGTTTGCCACATATTACAGATATATTTGATTTAGAGCCAAGGCTCACAACATTTTCTCTGAAGAAAAACAG AACATGTGTTACTGACAGAGCTCCCCTGGGCGCTAGCGATGTTTCATCACCTGACAAGTGGAATGGCTACGTAAATAAGGATGATCGAGCACTTCTGAAG GTGATCAAGTATGCCTCTAATACTTCTGCTGGAGCTGAGTGCATTGATCCTGATTGTAGCTGGGTAGAACATTG GGTGCATCGTGCAGGGCCTCGTAAGGAAATATACTATGAACCAGAGGAAGTAAAAGCGGCCATTGTTACCTGTGGAGGGCTCTGCCCCGGTTTAAATGATGTTATTAGACAG ATAGTATTTACCCTGGAGATCTATGGGGTGAAGAATATTGTTGGAATTCAGTTTGGTTATCGTGGATTTTTCGAAAAAGGCTTAAAAGAAATGCCA CTTTCACGTGATGTGGTGGAAAACATAAATCTTGCCGGTGGAAGCTTCCTAGGTGTCTCACGTGGAGGAGCTAAAACTAGTGAAATTGTAGATAGCATACAG GCCAGAAGAATCGATATGCTATTTGTAATCGGAGGAAATGGTAGCCATGCTGGGGCTAATGCTATCCACGAGGAG TGCCGTAAGAGAAAACTGAAAGTTTCAGTTGTAGCTGTTCCAAAGACAATTGATAATGATATACTTTTCATGGATAAGACTTTTGGGTTTGATACAGCTGTGGAAGAAGCTCAACGTGCAATCAATTCTGCCTATATAGAG GCACGTAGTGCATATCATGGAGTTGGGTTGGTAAAATTAATGGGAAGAAGCACTGGGTTCATAGCCatgcatgcttctctttctagcgGACAGATTGATGTCTGCCTAATACCTGAG GTATCTTTTACACTTGATGGGGAACATGGTGTCTTGGCACATCTTGAGCATTTACTAGAAACCAAGGGATTTTGTGTGGTTTGTGTGGCTGAAGGTGCAGGACAG GATTTACTGCAAAAATCAAATGCAACAGATGCATCAGGAAATGtggtactcagtgattttggtgtCCACATGCAACAAAAG atcaagaaacatttcaaggacATTGGTGTTCTAGCTGATGTCAAGTACATCGACCCAACATATATGGTCCGGGCCTGTCGTGCAAATGCATCTGATGCTATCTTGTGCACTGTGCTTGGACAAAATGCT gttcatggagcatttgcCGGGTTCAGCGGCATCACATCAGGTATTTGTAACACACATTATGCCTTCCTCCCGATCACAGAAGTCATCACAACACCGAAGCATGTGAACCCAAATAGCAGGATGTGGCACCGATGTCTCACGTCCACTGGCCAACCGGACTTCCACTGA